The following are encoded together in the Clostridia bacterium genome:
- a CDS encoding GNAT family N-acetyltransferase, producing MDVSTVSSRNHEQADWEPQDGARIPTGLGWLYIVRAGEDDVDGAFDIMVDTMKWVCSIGVPQPEWLFTEEGRAHIRKAVTYREFYLAFCGSEPVASLWISPADPPNWGESIGNDGLAGYIHGFGVKRAFAGNGIGRALLDWASARIAELGRKYVRLDCDGENPGICRYYESLGFRERGSVPNRGSFNRLFERATKRVSQV from the coding sequence ATGGACGTCAGCACTGTAAGCAGCAGGAACCACGAGCAAGCCGATTGGGAACCTCAAGATGGAGCCAGGATTCCGACTGGACTTGGATGGCTCTACATTGTCCGAGCAGGTGAAGACGATGTGGATGGGGCCTTCGATATCATGGTGGATACCATGAAGTGGGTATGCTCAATTGGAGTTCCCCAGCCCGAATGGCTCTTCACTGAGGAGGGCCGAGCACACATACGAAAGGCCGTAACATATCGCGAGTTCTACCTTGCGTTTTGCGGCAGCGAGCCTGTAGCCAGCCTGTGGATCAGCCCGGCAGACCCTCCTAACTGGGGCGAGAGCATTGGAAACGATGGCCTCGCAGGCTACATCCACGGATTCGGCGTGAAGCGCGCGTTCGCAGGCAACGGCATCGGCCGAGCTCTGCTCGACTGGGCAAGCGCCCGCATTGCTGAACTGGGGCGGAAGTATGTGAGGCTCGACTGTGACGGTGAGAACCCCGGAATCTGCAGATACTACGAGAGCCTTGGATTCCGCGAACGCGGATCCGTTCCGAATCGTGGCAGCTTCAACAGGCTTTTCGAGAGAGCGACCAAGCGCGTTTCGCAGGTGTAG